In the Leptotrichia sp. oral taxon 847 genome, one interval contains:
- a CDS encoding type III pantothenate kinase, which translates to MILGFDIGNTHIVPIFYSNEGEILASFRIPTNLTYTEDTFFAVLKTLSENSKIDIYRTQSIIVSSVVPHINEIFYYLGKKYFKLKPKFISLENTKNEIIFSENFERGLGADRICDILALKKTYKKNEFIVIDFGTATTFDVIKDSVYCGGCILPGVTLSINALFTNTAKLPKVSFEKSNSALGTNTTEQINAGIFFGNVGAIKELIFQYKKDFSNACVIATGGQGKKISEYVETIDEYIENLGAKGIFEFYRLNKD; encoded by the coding sequence ATGATTTTAGGATTTGACATTGGAAATACACACATTGTTCCAATTTTTTACAGCAATGAAGGGGAAATTTTGGCGTCTTTTAGAATTCCTACAAATTTAACTTATACGGAAGACACTTTTTTTGCTGTATTGAAGACATTATCTGAAAATAGTAAAATAGATATTTATAGAACTCAAAGTATTATTGTTTCTTCAGTTGTGCCACATATAAATGAAATTTTTTACTATCTTGGAAAAAAATATTTTAAGCTTAAACCCAAATTTATTTCGCTAGAAAATACAAAAAATGAAATTATTTTTTCAGAGAATTTTGAGCGTGGATTGGGAGCTGACAGGATTTGCGATATTTTGGCTCTAAAAAAAACTTATAAAAAAAATGAATTTATTGTAATTGACTTTGGTACAGCAACTACTTTTGATGTGATAAAAGACTCAGTTTACTGTGGTGGCTGTATCTTACCTGGTGTTACGCTTTCAATAAATGCACTATTCACAAATACGGCAAAATTGCCAAAAGTTTCATTTGAAAAGTCAAATTCAGCACTTGGCACAAATACAACGGAGCAAATTAATGCGGGAATATTTTTTGGAAATGTTGGAGCAATAAAAGAACTTATTTTTCAGTACAAAAAAGATTTTTCGAACGCTTGTGTGATAGCGACAGGTGGACAAGGTAAAAAAATTTCTGAATATGTTGAAACAATAGATGAATATATAGAAAATTTAGGTGCTAAAGGAATTTTTGAGTTTTATAGACTAAATAAAGATTAA
- a CDS encoding OPT/YSL family transporter: MIEKIKITPASIIIGVIGAVLISASSFYTVLKFGALPLPTVMVTLISITALNFLKKTDSKEITVTHTIMSAGSMVAGGVAFTMPGYLILGGKLENINKILLFVTILLGSVLGCVLSFIFRKKMIEEEKLEFPIGEAAYNLVNSDNTKKDGLFVGLGVLFSTVVSILRDVNFTKGKSPIIPTLISTKNGFLSFYVSPLLVGIGYILGFLNTFIWFLGGALVHFIAQPLAISKNVKDFDLIKNSFGMGIVVGIGFGVIVKLIFSKFKKEKKSTSIFSKKLFIYFVITVLLITFIYKLPVFLAFVLLVICILCTVIAGYSTGKTGVNPMEIYAIITILIISFLGKLKFLNFAFSTNFSTLLLFFLACIVAVACGLAGDILNDFKSGYKVKTNPKEQFLGELIGAIVSSVVITWLFFVFFNIYKNIGPKENSELIVLQASIVASIINGIPFIQFFFTGLLIGFALYILNFPVLTFGIGIYVPFYLTLPVFLGGLLNLIFGKISTKFSQKFMMFSNGLMSGEAIIGVIISLIAYYFLLFR; this comes from the coding sequence ATGATAGAAAAAATAAAAATTACACCAGCTTCTATAATAATTGGTGTCATTGGAGCTGTACTTATTTCTGCTAGTTCATTTTATACTGTCTTAAAATTTGGTGCCTTGCCTTTGCCAACGGTGATGGTAACGCTGATTTCCATTACAGCACTAAATTTTTTAAAGAAGACTGATAGTAAGGAAATTACTGTTACTCATACAATTATGAGCGCAGGGTCCATGGTAGCTGGAGGAGTCGCATTTACGATGCCGGGATATTTGATTTTAGGTGGAAAACTTGAAAATATCAATAAAATTTTGCTTTTTGTGACGATTTTACTTGGTTCCGTGTTAGGTTGTGTTCTTTCTTTTATTTTTAGAAAAAAGATGATTGAAGAAGAGAAGCTTGAATTTCCAATTGGAGAAGCGGCTTATAATTTGGTAAATTCGGATAACACCAAAAAAGATGGACTTTTTGTTGGATTGGGAGTCCTATTTAGCACAGTTGTTTCCATTTTGAGAGATGTTAACTTTACTAAAGGAAAATCTCCAATTATTCCAACGCTAATTTCTACAAAAAATGGATTTTTAAGTTTTTATGTCTCTCCATTATTGGTTGGAATTGGCTATATTTTAGGATTTTTAAACACTTTTATCTGGTTTTTGGGAGGAGCTTTAGTTCATTTTATAGCACAGCCTTTGGCAATTTCCAAAAATGTAAAAGATTTTGATCTTATAAAAAACAGTTTTGGAATGGGAATTGTTGTCGGAATTGGATTTGGAGTAATTGTAAAATTGATTTTTTCTAAATTTAAAAAAGAGAAAAAAAGCACTTCTATATTTTCAAAAAAATTATTTATCTATTTTGTAATAACAGTGTTACTAATTACTTTTATTTACAAATTGCCAGTTTTCTTAGCATTTGTTCTTTTAGTAATTTGTATTTTATGTACGGTAATTGCTGGATATTCAACTGGAAAAACGGGTGTAAATCCGATGGAAATTTATGCAATTATCACAATTTTAATAATTTCTTTTTTAGGAAAATTAAAATTTTTAAACTTTGCTTTTTCCACAAATTTTTCAACACTTTTATTATTTTTTTTAGCATGTATCGTCGCAGTAGCTTGTGGACTTGCCGGAGATATTTTAAATGACTTTAAATCGGGTTATAAAGTAAAAACTAATCCGAAAGAGCAATTTTTAGGAGAACTTATAGGAGCTATCGTGAGTTCAGTTGTCATAACCTGGCTATTTTTCGTATTTTTTAATATTTATAAAAATATTGGTCCTAAAGAAAATTCAGAATTAATAGTGCTTCAAGCTTCAATCGTCGCTTCAATTATAAATGGAATTCCGTTTATTCAGTTTTTCTTTACAGGACTTTTAATCGGTTTTGCACTTTATATTCTAAATTTTCCCGTGCTAACTTTTGGAATAGGAATTTATGTCCCATTTTATTTGACTTTACCAGTATTTTTAGGTGGACTTCTAAATTTAATCTTTGGAAAAATTTCTACTAAATTTTCACAAAAATTTATGATGTTTTCAAACGGATTGATGTCAGGTGAAGCAATTATTGGAGTCATAATTTCACTAATTGCATATTATTTTCTGTTATTTCGCTAA
- a CDS encoding Cof-type HAD-IIB family hydrolase: MYKAVISDLDGTLIGKGHYISPVTIDTIKKIMERGIKFYIASGRSYEQIGYVTEQLDIKIPVIAANGARIFDGEGKLIYEKGLNKEDSDAIFNLDYRNIAKKSHLNIFSGNDWIITKGTAQDVFDRITNQVKVNFKELPETEFKKLDILKIFYIGDHNELLKLEKEILKVTKGVNVIFVADNCMEIMSKGANKGLAAKFLLEKENIKLEEAVAFGDGENDFELLTMVGKGYAMGNAIDRLRNLLPNDFEYVGKNMEDGEALKLQELFLK; this comes from the coding sequence GTGTATAAAGCAGTTATTAGTGATTTAGACGGAACATTAATAGGAAAAGGACATTATATTTCACCTGTTACTATTGATACAATAAAAAAAATAATGGAAAGAGGGATCAAATTTTATATCGCATCTGGAAGAAGCTATGAGCAAATTGGGTACGTGACAGAACAGCTTGACATAAAAATTCCTGTAATTGCTGCAAATGGTGCAAGAATTTTTGATGGAGAAGGGAAATTAATTTATGAAAAAGGATTAAATAAAGAGGATTCTGATGCAATATTTAATTTGGATTACAGAAATATTGCTAAAAAATCTCACCTTAACATTTTTTCTGGAAATGACTGGATTATAACAAAAGGGACGGCACAGGATGTCTTTGACAGAATAACTAATCAAGTAAAAGTAAATTTTAAGGAACTTCCAGAAACAGAATTTAAAAAATTAGATATTTTAAAAATCTTTTATATCGGTGATCACAACGAACTTTTAAAATTGGAAAAGGAGATTTTGAAAGTGACGAAAGGTGTAAATGTAATATTTGTTGCGGACAACTGTATGGAAATTATGTCAAAAGGAGCAAATAAAGGACTTGCGGCAAAATTTCTTCTTGAAAAAGAAAATATAAAGTTGGAAGAAGCAGTGGCTTTTGGTGATGGAGAAAACGATTTTGAGTTGCTTACGATGGTTGGAAAAGGCTATGCGATGGGAAATGCCATTGATAGATTAAGAAATTTGCTACCAAATGATTTTGAGTATGTAGGAAAAAATATGGAAGATGGAGAAGCACTAAAATTACAGGAGTTATTTTTAAAATAA
- a CDS encoding response regulator: MKKLALVVDDTPYIREDIKDILEEMGYEVYEANDGLEALRMYKKIKPTVVTMDINMPNMHGLAATKEISNYDKNAKIMICSTMVMFPNYQKMGREAGAKSFLPKPFTDEEFVDAFSKLFL, from the coding sequence ATGAAAAAATTAGCATTAGTTGTCGATGACACACCTTATATTAGAGAAGATATAAAAGATATATTAGAGGAAATGGGATACGAGGTATACGAAGCAAATGACGGACTGGAAGCTTTGAGAATGTATAAAAAAATAAAACCGACAGTTGTAACAATGGATATTAATATGCCAAATATGCACGGACTTGCAGCCACAAAAGAAATTTCAAATTATGATAAAAACGCAAAAATAATGATTTGCAGTACGATGGTAATGTTTCCAAATTATCAAAAAATGGGACGTGAAGCGGGAGCAAAATCATTTTTACCAAAACCATTTACTGATGAAGAATTTGTAGATGCATTTTCAAAATTATTCTTGTAA
- a CDS encoding Cof-type HAD-IIB family hydrolase, translating into MYKAVVSDLDGTLLNEKHKASPYTKETIKLLLKKGIKFYIATGRSYLGAKEVMEEIGLKIPLITSNGARILDESGVEIYVNNLERKYVEKLLAIDYKSFGNDIILNGYSDSNWYVTEDAHDYFYAQKPERKLYPEQISFGYFSKKNFSKIFFLGEHKKLLELEKEVKRVTNNETNVVFVNERSLEIFSKTCNKAIAADFLLKKDELTLKDAVSFGDGVNDYDLITQTGLGFAMKNSIYRLLEKLSDIEIIESNENDGMAKKVREIFDL; encoded by the coding sequence ATGTACAAAGCTGTTGTCAGCGATTTGGATGGAACACTTTTGAATGAAAAGCACAAGGCTAGTCCGTACACGAAAGAAACTATTAAACTACTTTTGAAAAAAGGAATAAAGTTTTACATTGCAACTGGGAGAAGTTATCTTGGTGCAAAGGAAGTTATGGAAGAAATCGGACTAAAAATTCCATTAATTACATCAAATGGAGCAAGAATTTTGGATGAATCTGGAGTTGAAATTTATGTGAATAATCTTGAAAGAAAATATGTCGAAAAATTGCTTGCCATAGATTATAAATCATTTGGAAATGATATTATTTTAAATGGATATTCAGACAGTAACTGGTACGTGACAGAAGATGCACATGATTATTTTTATGCGCAGAAACCAGAGCGAAAATTGTACCCGGAACAAATTTCCTTTGGATATTTTAGCAAAAAAAATTTTTCAAAAATATTCTTTTTAGGTGAACACAAAAAATTGCTAGAATTGGAAAAAGAAGTAAAAAGAGTTACAAATAACGAAACAAACGTCGTTTTTGTAAATGAAAGAAGTTTGGAGATTTTTTCAAAAACTTGTAATAAAGCCATTGCGGCTGATTTTTTACTGAAAAAGGACGAACTTACATTAAAAGATGCGGTATCTTTTGGAGATGGAGTTAACGATTATGATTTAATTACGCAAACAGGACTTGGCTTTGCAATGAAAAATTCTATTTATAGGCTGCTGGAAAAACTTTCTGATATAGAAATTATCGAAAGTAATGAAAATGATGGAATGGCTAAAAAAGTGCGAGAAATATTTGATTTGTAG
- the spoVG gene encoding septation regulator SpoVG, which translates to MKVTDVRIRIGKKPEDANDRLKAHVDITFEDSFVIHGLKIIDGQNGLFIAMPSRKMPNGEFKDIVHPITPELRQEITKVILDKFNEESNKIEE; encoded by the coding sequence ATGAAAGTAACAGATGTTCGTATTAGAATAGGAAAAAAGCCCGAAGATGCTAATGATAGATTAAAGGCACATGTGGACATTACTTTTGAAGATAGCTTTGTTATTCATGGTTTAAAAATAATTGATGGTCAAAATGGTTTATTTATTGCAATGCCATCTAGAAAAATGCCCAATGGGGAATTTAAAGATATAGTTCATCCTATAACTCCTGAATTGCGACAAGAAATAACAAAAGTTATACTTGATAAGTTCAATGAAGAAAGTAATAAAATAGAAGAATAG
- a CDS encoding YwaF family protein — MYNFSYFSPIHIETFIVSALFCTLLLFIPKIFKRLDLKKYSLFLGYFLLFFKVVDSVYRVIYQNEPIYNVMLVHLCNFVAIFAAFYLIFRTEYLYNVVYYLSFGPVLALILPGITNYYNNYYVYIFMIMHALIVFAAVFGAKYLNGTPTKKGLFQSIITLLGIFLYAVFYNYLFKDVNAMFLREYIAPKLFGFVKPFWVYRVGLITVMILLEVLLYFFSKIKIKSKFD, encoded by the coding sequence ATGTATAATTTTAGTTATTTTAGTCCAATTCATATAGAAACATTTATTGTTTCAGCATTATTCTGCACTTTGCTGCTTTTTATTCCAAAAATTTTTAAAAGACTTGATTTAAAAAAATATTCACTTTTTTTGGGATATTTTTTGTTATTCTTTAAAGTAGTTGATTCTGTCTATCGGGTGATTTATCAAAATGAACCGATTTATAATGTAATGCTTGTTCATCTTTGTAACTTTGTTGCGATTTTTGCTGCTTTTTATCTCATTTTTAGAACGGAATACTTGTATAATGTCGTTTATTATTTATCTTTTGGTCCTGTTTTAGCATTGATTTTGCCTGGTATTACAAATTATTATAACAATTATTATGTTTATATCTTTATGATAATGCATGCTCTAATTGTTTTTGCTGCAGTTTTTGGTGCCAAATATTTAAATGGGACTCCGACAAAGAAAGGTCTTTTTCAATCTATAATAACTTTATTAGGGATATTTTTGTACGCTGTATTTTATAATTATTTGTTTAAAGATGTGAATGCGATGTTTTTACGAGAATATATTGCACCTAAATTATTTGGATTTGTAAAACCTTTTTGGGTGTATAGAGTGGGATTGATTACTGTAATGATACTACTGGAGGTTTTACTTTATTTTTTTTCAAAAATAAAAATAAAAAGCAAGTTTGATTAA
- a CDS encoding MFS transporter, translating to MEKEVELEKKKNINKMIVMMFLCIIVYNLGHPGTPALIEMRGWEKSVSGELLAFMSVAMFISSPYLGAIADHIGMKKLFVFMPVIYGTSQLFFGFVTQLPFVFVARVVSGFASGGTYAIAFGYVSQLSKSSDKAKNIAKVSSATVIGGAIGQKIGGMVADINPSYSFALQFICGSIVSIVILFLMKEIVNKQDKVEKMDRKKLNPFATFKYIKELDNYSKYFCLIILLSGIGIYSYANALNYFLRFNEKVSSNTIGTFVMCSSLSAFFGTAFLLEKLVLKIKEKNIYKFMILIGIALMTVILLKIKSGVVPYIIMAIYTMTYEMVRSLGNTIIAKRYKENQGKILGVASAVGSLGNAIGSLLSGHLLKMSEFLPFITNIVVMGVVFLLILLNKFDKEKIEKN from the coding sequence ATGGAAAAAGAAGTTGAATTAGAAAAGAAAAAGAATATTAATAAAATGATAGTAATGATGTTTTTATGTATTATTGTCTATAATCTTGGTCATCCAGGAACTCCTGCACTTATTGAAATGAGAGGATGGGAAAAAAGTGTTTCAGGGGAACTTCTGGCATTTATGAGTGTAGCTATGTTTATTTCATCGCCGTATTTAGGTGCTATTGCGGATCACATTGGGATGAAAAAGTTATTTGTTTTTATGCCGGTTATTTATGGGACGTCGCAATTATTTTTTGGATTTGTTACGCAATTGCCTTTTGTATTTGTTGCAAGAGTTGTTTCAGGATTTGCATCTGGAGGAACTTATGCAATTGCTTTTGGATATGTAAGTCAATTGTCAAAAAGCAGTGACAAAGCTAAAAATATCGCGAAGGTTAGTTCTGCTACTGTAATCGGTGGTGCAATTGGACAAAAGATCGGAGGAATGGTGGCTGACATCAATCCCAGTTATTCGTTTGCATTGCAATTTATATGTGGAAGCATAGTTTCAATTGTTATATTATTTCTTATGAAAGAAATTGTTAATAAACAAGATAAAGTGGAAAAAATGGACAGAAAAAAATTAAATCCGTTTGCAACTTTTAAATATATAAAAGAATTGGACAATTATTCAAAATATTTTTGCCTTATAATTTTGCTTTCTGGAATAGGGATTTATTCATATGCAAATGCACTTAACTATTTTTTGAGATTTAATGAAAAAGTCTCTTCAAATACGATAGGAACTTTTGTTATGTGTTCCTCGCTTAGTGCCTTTTTTGGAACGGCATTTTTGCTGGAAAAATTAGTTTTAAAAATTAAAGAAAAAAATATTTATAAATTTATGATTTTAATTGGAATAGCGCTTATGACAGTAATTTTGTTAAAAATAAAATCAGGAGTAGTTCCGTATATTATAATGGCAATTTATACAATGACTTACGAAATGGTAAGATCACTAGGAAATACAATTATTGCTAAAAGGTATAAAGAAAATCAGGGGAAAATTTTAGGAGTGGCGTCTGCTGTAGGATCGCTTGGAAATGCAATAGGTTCACTTTTGTCGGGACATTTACTAAAAATGAGTGAATTTTTACCTTTTATTACAAATATTGTCGTGATGGGAGTTGTATTTTTGCTTATTTTATTAAATAAATTTGATAAAGAAAAAATAGAAAAAAACTAA
- a CDS encoding YbaB/EbfC family nucleoid-associated protein, translated as MVRKIKGAGNKSGGSQQDIIKQAQVMQQEMLKIQDGLKDKFVESSVAGGGITVKANGQKKIVDLSISLDVLKDAVEENDSTIVSDLIINAVNEILDKAEEMAEKEMEVVTGGVSIPGLF; from the coding sequence ATGGTTAGAAAAATAAAAGGAGCAGGAAATAAATCAGGAGGAAGCCAACAAGATATTATAAAACAAGCTCAAGTGATGCAACAAGAAATGTTGAAAATCCAAGACGGATTGAAAGATAAATTTGTAGAAAGTTCTGTAGCTGGTGGGGGAATCACTGTTAAAGCCAATGGTCAAAAAAAAATAGTTGATTTATCAATTTCTTTGGATGTTTTAAAGGACGCTGTTGAAGAAAATGATTCGACAATTGTTTCAGATTTAATTATAAATGCAGTAAATGAAATTTTAGATAAAGCTGAAGAAATGGCTGAAAAGGAAATGGAAGTTGTTACAGGTGGTGTAAGCATTCCAGGATTATTTTAA
- the rpmB gene encoding 50S ribosomal protein L28, which translates to MRRCEVFGKEVSHGNRVSHSHKATKRIWKPNLQTMLLNINGSEVRVKVCTKAMKTLKGKNVEQVKKILLKNIKTLSPKIQKALFSVK; encoded by the coding sequence ATGAGAAGATGTGAAGTTTTTGGAAAAGAAGTTAGCCACGGAAATAGAGTAAGCCACTCTCACAAAGCTACAAAAAGAATATGGAAACCAAATTTACAAACAATGCTTTTAAATATTAACGGAAGTGAAGTAAGAGTAAAAGTTTGTACAAAAGCTATGAAAACACTAAAAGGGAAAAATGTTGAACAAGTAAAAAAAATATTATTAAAAAACATTAAAACATTAAGTCCTAAAATTCAAAAAGCATTATTTTCAGTAAAGTAA
- a CDS encoding nucleoside triphosphate pyrophosphohydrolase family protein — MKRKIECVEEFHRIYKLGNSSKPIGKLEDGLEKLRFNLMQEENEEYLEAAQNGDVVEVADALGDMLYILCGTIIEHGMQDVIDDVFEEIHRSNLSKLDEDGNPIYRKDGKVIKGPNYFPPNLKQFFEKK; from the coding sequence ATGAAAAGAAAAATAGAGTGTGTCGAAGAGTTTCATAGAATTTATAAATTGGGAAATTCTAGTAAGCCGATTGGGAAATTAGAAGATGGATTAGAAAAATTAAGATTTAACTTAATGCAAGAAGAAAATGAAGAGTATTTGGAAGCAGCTCAAAATGGAGACGTAGTGGAAGTGGCAGATGCATTAGGAGATATGCTCTACATTCTTTGCGGCACAATTATAGAGCATGGTATGCAGGATGTAATCGACGATGTCTTCGAAGAAATTCACCGAAGTAATCTTAGTAAATTGGACGAAGATGGAAATCCAATTTATCGAAAAGATGGAAAGGTGATAAAAGGCCCAAATTATTTTCCACCAAATTTAAAACAATTTTTTGAAAAAAAGTAA
- a CDS encoding Bax inhibitor-1/YccA family protein, producing the protein MSNYDENNDFLEQEYKNEEKFPKMATYGDLNKLVASKVRGSVLWMVFGLVLSGIAGFFVINAAYAGMFSYEMFSALVKISVILELVTVLAFTFLIYKVSSSVLKLMFVVYSILTGISFSVLFAADLNIVITAFSITALLFLILGVYGYVTNEDLTKFGSIATVGLITIILASIVNIFLQSDGIVWFTTILGVIVFVIFIAVDINRIKNNIVNHAVQGDTEVLDKIEIVGALSLYLDFINLFLYILRILGRRK; encoded by the coding sequence ATGAGTAATTATGATGAAAACAATGACTTTTTAGAACAGGAATACAAAAACGAAGAAAAATTTCCTAAAATGGCGACTTATGGAGATTTAAACAAATTAGTTGCTTCAAAAGTTCGAGGAAGTGTGTTGTGGATGGTTTTCGGATTGGTATTATCTGGAATTGCAGGATTTTTTGTAATAAATGCAGCTTATGCTGGAATGTTTTCTTATGAAATGTTTTCAGCTTTAGTAAAAATATCAGTAATATTAGAATTAGTAACAGTTTTGGCATTCACATTTTTAATTTATAAAGTGTCGTCAAGTGTTTTGAAATTGATGTTTGTTGTATATTCAATACTCACAGGGATAAGTTTTTCAGTCCTTTTTGCAGCTGATTTAAATATCGTGATTACAGCATTTTCTATTACAGCATTGCTATTTTTGATTTTGGGTGTGTATGGTTATGTTACAAATGAAGATTTGACAAAATTTGGTAGCATCGCAACAGTGGGATTAATTACAATTATTTTGGCAAGTATAGTAAATATATTTTTACAAAGTGATGGTATAGTTTGGTTTACAACAATTCTTGGAGTAATCGTATTTGTTATTTTTATTGCCGTTGACATAAACAGAATAAAAAATAATATAGTTAATCATGCTGTGCAAGGTGATACTGAAGTTCTTGATAAAATTGAAATCGTGGGAGCTCTAAGTTTATATTTAGATTTTATAAATTTATTCCTTTACATTTTAAGAATATTGGGAAGAAGAAAGTAA
- the thrS gene encoding threonine--tRNA ligase, with protein sequence MIEMILPDGSKRHLEKPMTVVEFAKTIGSSLGKATVGAMIDGTQVDPSYIIEKSGNIQLITNTSEEGIEIIRHSAAHIMAQAVQRLFPNTKVAIGPVVENGFFYDFDPEKPFTEEDLEKIENEMKKIVKENYPFERSEMSADDAKKFFAEKGETYKVEIIDDLGVDKVSIYKQGEFVDLCRGTHIPSTGYLKAFKLMSTAGAYWRGDSNNKMLQRIYGVAFATKKELDDYLKMMEEAEKRDHRKLGKQLDLFFVDEHGPGFPFFMPKGVEIFNKLQEMWRVEHKKRGYQEIKTPIMLDRELWEISGHWFNYRENMYTSTIDEKIYAIKPMNCPGSIIAYKNNLHSYKDLPLKYGEMGLVHRHEFSGALHGLMRVRAFTQDDAHVFCTKEQIEEQIIEIIDLYDKFYTLFGFEYHIELSTKPDKAIGSDEIWEMAEANLKSALEHKGIDYKLNPGDGAFYGPKIDFKMKDSIGRIWQCGTIQLDFNLPQRFEMSYIGADGEKHEPVMIHRAMYGSLERFLGILIEHYAGAFPFWLAPTQVRILTISDEQVPFANEVFEKLQNAGIRVEIDTRAEKIGYKIREANGEQKIPVQLIIGKNEVENNEVNVRRFGSQDSKNISVNEIVNILTKESKVPFKK encoded by the coding sequence ATGATAGAAATGATATTACCTGATGGTAGCAAAAGACACCTAGAAAAACCAATGACAGTAGTGGAATTTGCAAAAACGATAGGTTCTAGCTTAGGTAAGGCAACTGTAGGAGCTATGATTGATGGAACCCAAGTAGATCCTTCATACATAATTGAAAAGTCAGGAAATATACAGCTTATAACAAATACAAGTGAAGAGGGAATAGAAATAATTAGACATAGTGCAGCTCATATAATGGCTCAAGCTGTGCAAAGACTTTTTCCCAATACAAAAGTTGCAATAGGACCTGTTGTAGAAAATGGATTTTTCTATGATTTTGATCCTGAAAAACCTTTTACTGAAGAAGATTTGGAAAAAATAGAAAATGAAATGAAAAAGATAGTAAAAGAAAATTATCCGTTTGAAAGAAGTGAAATGAGCGCGGATGACGCTAAAAAATTCTTTGCCGAAAAAGGTGAAACTTACAAAGTTGAAATAATAGACGATTTAGGAGTGGATAAAGTCAGCATTTATAAGCAGGGAGAATTTGTGGATCTTTGTCGTGGAACACATATCCCATCGACTGGTTATTTAAAAGCGTTCAAACTTATGTCAACAGCTGGGGCCTACTGGCGTGGAGATTCAAATAACAAGATGCTTCAAAGAATTTACGGAGTGGCTTTTGCAACAAAAAAAGAGCTGGATGATTATTTAAAGATGATGGAAGAAGCTGAAAAAAGAGATCATAGAAAGTTAGGAAAGCAGCTTGACTTATTTTTTGTAGATGAACACGGACCTGGTTTTCCATTTTTTATGCCAAAAGGTGTGGAAATTTTTAACAAACTTCAAGAAATGTGGAGAGTTGAGCATAAAAAAAGAGGTTATCAGGAAATAAAAACTCCAATTATGCTGGATAGAGAACTTTGGGAAATTTCTGGACACTGGTTTAATTACAGAGAAAATATGTATACATCGACAATTGATGAAAAAATTTATGCAATTAAACCAATGAACTGTCCGGGTTCAATAATAGCATATAAAAATAACTTGCATTCATACAAAGATTTGCCATTAAAATATGGAGAAATGGGACTTGTTCACAGACACGAATTTAGTGGAGCTTTGCATGGACTTATGAGAGTTAGAGCATTTACTCAGGATGATGCACACGTTTTCTGTACTAAAGAACAAATTGAGGAACAAATTATTGAAATTATTGATTTATACGATAAATTCTACACTTTATTCGGATTTGAATATCATATTGAATTATCGACAAAACCAGATAAAGCAATTGGTTCAGATGAAATTTGGGAAATGGCAGAAGCTAATTTAAAATCAGCTTTGGAACACAAAGGAATTGATTACAAGTTAAATCCTGGAGATGGAGCATTTTACGGTCCAAAAATTGACTTTAAGATGAAAGATTCAATCGGAAGAATTTGGCAATGTGGAACAATTCAACTTGACTTCAACTTGCCTCAAAGATTTGAAATGAGTTATATCGGTGCGGACGGAGAAAAACATGAACCAGTAATGATTCACCGTGCGATGTACGGAAGTTTAGAAAGATTCCTTGGAATTTTAATCGAACATTATGCAGGGGCTTTTCCATTCTGGCTTGCACCGACACAAGTGAGAATTCTTACAATTTCTGATGAGCAGGTGCCATTTGCAAATGAAGTGTTTGAAAAATTACAAAATGCTGGAATAAGAGTGGAAATTGACACAAGAGCTGAAAAAATTGGATACAAAATCAGAGAAGCAAACGGAGAACAAAAAATACCAGTTCAATTAATAATTGGTAAAAATGAAGTTGAAAATAACGAAGTAAATGTTAGAAGATTTGGTTCGCAGGACAGTAAAAATATATCGGTTAATGAAATTGTAAATATTTTGACAAAAGAATCAAAAGTTCCGTTTAAAAAATAA